Below is a window of Roseofilum casamattae BLCC-M143 DNA.
CTCCCAGATACTGTCGCCCTACTCCACTAGTCAGGTTGCCGCTTTTCCGATGCCCTGTATCATCAACAATCAGAGTAAATCCGGACTTGATTCTGGTTTGAGAGCATTTGTTCATCACTTGGAGACGACGGTCATTTATTTGCGTGCTCTTCCAGGGGGCATCTGTTAAAAAATGATGTAATCTATTGTAGACTACACCGACGGCATTATCCGCCATCTGTCAAAGCAAGGAGGCATTGCTGATAGAGTAGTTTCTTTCATCGCGTCAATCACAACGTGAAATCGCCTTATGGCAAGTATTATAACCTGATTTCATTATTTTTCTTGTCTAAGTCCCGATATTGCAGCAGATAGCTCCAGACTCTGGGGTTATCTTTTTCTGTCTCTAGGTATTGTTGCTGGGCTTTCACGTTTCTCTGCCAGTGCGGCTTGTCCAGGATAGTTTGACGCGATAGCGCCAGGGGCGGCTGAGGCTTGACCTGACTCAGCTCTACCTAATATCTACCCAAAAGAGCCTGTTACGCCTTCCTTCTCTCCAGCTCTGGAAGCTTTCTGGGGCTTTTGGGGCTGATTTTAGGCAATTTCTGCTCCGGCCTGATGGACTTGCAAAAATCTCAATGTTGAAAACTAATATTTTCCATCTGTCCCTAGCCTTTCCACCCCTATGGTGTTAGGGTGGTTTTAGGTAGATTTTAGGTAGTCCAGCGCCTTTGGGAATGAGAGCAAGAGGCTCGAGTCGCCGTATATCGCGCTATTCGGGTCATGGGCGAAGAGAGACTCGAACTCTCATACCCGAAGGTGCCACATTTTGAGTGTGGTGCGTCTACCAATTTCGCCATTCGCCCTTGGAGGTAACTTCCCCAGTATAACCGATTTTTCCCATCTGCAACAATTTTTGATAATCTGGGGTACTCGCCCAGCGATCGACTTCGCGCGCGCGCAGGACGGGAACGGGATGAGACAGTTCGGCCGTTCGTGCTTCTTTCAACAGTTGACCCAGTTGAGTTTTATCGATCGCATCATAAGCCCGTGCTTGCGCAATAAAGGCATCTAAGTTAAGTTTCGACGCCAGAGAAGGAGAACCGCCAGCGAGTTTCATTAACACCGACATTACAGTTCTGGGATTTTGGGCGACTAACAACGCCGAGCGATCGCAAGAAAATTCCGCACATCGAAGCCATTCCATCATCTGAGCTTGCAATTGTCCCGCCAGCATAGTTCCCCAGTTGGGCAGTAAGCTCGCTCCTAACACCAGCAGATTCGCCAGAGTCAGGTAGACCCCATGGTCGCACTTTAAGTGTCCCAGTTCGTGGGCAATAACGGCTTGAATCTCTTCCGGCGTCAGCAGCTCGATGAGGGACGTATGAACTACCATAAATGGTTTTTTGCCGCGCATGGCAAAGGTATAGGCGTTAGGTACTGGATGCTGGCGAATGTAGAGTTGGGGGGGTTCTAGGTCTAAGATCCGACTGGCATCGAGCAAGAGTTGGTGGAAGTCCGGTAATTGGCGATCGCTAACTAAAATACTGGAGGAAATATGCTCTAAATAAAAATATTCTTCTCCAACTGGGGCGAGCAGAGAGCGGATTAAACTATCGAGTCCGGGGATTTGCTTGAGGGTATTGGTGGCTTCTAAGTCTAGAGGGTGGCGAAAGCGATCGGCTTTTAGTCCGGTTAAAATCGGTTTAGAAAGCGTCATGGAAAAATCTGCTGGCAAGAGGTATTCTCTTTAATTTACACCAGAAAACTTGAAGAAGCGGGTTAATTGCTCAACCCGCTTCTTCATACTTGATGATGGCATAACCGACAAATCTCAAGTTATCTATAGTGTTTGCGATGAATTCAACCGGCAGAAGTCAGGGAATGATTATCGTTCGTTCTGCACGTGAAGAGGCGATCTCTCGACACTTAACCTAAGCGGTTTCGAGCCAATCAAAGATTCGATCTAACTGGTCTAGGGTGACCAAGCCATATTGCCACAACACCATGGGTAAGGGACCGGGATCGTTTTCGCAGTGTCTCATGGCCACTGAGATCGAAGAGGAAGAGATAGATAACTCATCTTGTAAAAAGCGGATTAATTTAGCGTAGCTTCCGGGAGACATAATTTTTTCACCTCTGTTGTCTTAAAAGATTATTGTCAAATCAACGGTTCTAAAGTGGAGCGGCAAGGAGTCAGTTTACCATCTGTCTCCTACTGCCCAAGCATAGATCGATTAATCTTATACTTGATGTGATCTTCCCCCGTTTATTAATGAGATCTCGATCGCATACCAACTCAGTTCTGAGTCTGATTAACGGGGAGTTAGGTTCCTAAGAGACATAGTCTTTAGCATAAAAGCTTCATGCTTCGACGCAAGCACTTAGGAATTTTATTATCAGTATTTTATGTCTTAAGCATTCCACTATAGTCAATATTGTTTGGCTTGTCAAGAATTCACTTAACCGCTGCGCGCTTCCGCAAGACTGATGTTAATTATTGTAAAAGTTTATGGCGAGACGATCGCCCACCTGAAGCCCTAACTCCCGCGCCCGCCCGGCTCGCAGTTCGAGCACTCGATCTGCCAGTTTCTCGGGCCCATAGGAAGGGCAGGAAGGAGTCGTACAAGGAGGAACCGACTCGGCGATCGCAATAACTTCTTCTCCGAGTAAAAATACCATATCTAGGGGTACGGGCACATTTTTCATCCAGAAACTGAGCAGACGGGGAGACTCAAACGGAAACAACATCCCGCGATTATCTGGCAATGGAGGTCGATACATTAACCCTAAAGCTTGCTCTTCTCGAGTGCGCGCCACTTCTAGAAAAAGGGTTTGGCCTTTAATCTTCACTTCCGCAGAAATGCCTAATTCCTGTGCAAGCTGAGTGTTTTCGATCGCATCACGAGAGATCGTAGGATTGGGTTGTGCGGACTCGCATCCCGCGAGACTCGCACCCACTCCCAAGCTCCAGAGCAGACTGAAACCAAACGCCATAATTGGTAACTCCTTAAGGTTCGCGCAAGACATAGCCCACTCCTCGAACAGTCTGAATCAGACGCTTTTCGTCCTCGTTTTCAATTTTTAACCGTAAATAGCGGATATAAACTTCAATCACATTGGATTCTCCCATAAAGTCATAGCCCCAAACTTGTTCTAAAATTTGCTCTCGGGTTAATACTTCGCGGGGATGTTCCATCAAGCACTTGAGCAGATCGAACTCTTTCATGGTTAATTCAATCCCTCGTCCGTTGCGAAATCCTTTTCGAGCATTTAGATCTAACACCAGGTCGCTAAAGCGTAATTGTTCGTGACTTTCAGCATCGGGTTTCAGGTAAAGCCGCAGTCGCTCCAGAAATTCTTCACTGCGGTAAGGCTTCAGAAAATAGTCATCAGCACCAGACTCTAAGCAAGCCACCCGGTCTTCCACCGTATCTTTGGCCATTAACATCAGGATTGGGGCAACAATGCCTTGGCTTCTAAGTTGCTCGCAAACTTTTAACCCCGACTCGCCAGCTAACATGCGATCGATAATAATGAGGGCGGGTTGGATTTCCGTGGCTTGAGTGGGGCAGAGTTTTGGGTCGTTTATTGCTACCGGATCGTAACCTGACTCTCGTAAATCCAGAGTCATTTTTGCCGTGAGGCTAGTATCGCTTTCGATCAGCAGAATACAAGGGTAAGACTCAAGAGCATTGGCGTTCATCAATCGGAGGATGTGGGTTAATGGAATCGATCGGCTCGCATCAAGACTGGTATTAGAAGTATGTATTTCCAATATTGTAGGTCTATTGTAACCGTTTAGCCGTTATTTTTCACGAGTCTGCTGGAGCATTGTTGTAACCAAATGGCGATCGCGCCGAGGACAACAAGTCCTGCAATACCGGCGAGGGGGTTGCGATCGATCCCGGTTATCCAAGTTGGAACTTGTTGCGTGTATTGGATGAGGTTGCCCACATTAATGATATAGAAGGTTCCAACTAATCCGGTATGTAACCCGATAGATAATCCCAATCGTCCGCCAGTCGCATATCTGCCCCAAGCTAGGGTTAATCCGAGGATAACTAAACCGGGAAATTGCACCCAGGTGCGCAGAATTTCGCTGAGGGGTTTAATAAAGTGCAGAATGGCAAACACGGTAGCACTAATTATGGCGGCGTTTCGTGGGGAATAATTTCGTCGCAGTTCCGAGAGCAACCATCCTCGGAAAAAGAGTTCTTCTGCTAATCCTATTCCAAAAGCGACTAAGCTGCCTTCGAGGAGTAGTTGCGCGAGCGGAAGAGAGGAGGGTTGCCAAGCAATCCAACCGCAGAGTTCTTCTACAGTAAATAAGATCAGAAGGCCGGCGATACCAATGCATAGTCCGGCCGCAAATTGTTGTTGGTTGGCTTGACTCCAACGAACGCCGTAATGGTTGGCGGGATGGGGGATGCGATCGATCCATTTTGTCCAACTATAAGCAAGGAGAAGGAACTGCAGATAGAGGAGTCCCATGGCGGCAATGCTTTGCAGATTGGGGTCGCCTGGCGATCGGTAAATGGGCAGAGCAAAGGGCAGCCAAGCACACAATAGAACTACCAGCAGAATGAGAATGCGCCAAATAGCACTGGCACGAGCGAGGAAGCCACGCATGGGGTTGAAGATTGAGCTTTACTCTTCCGGTTCAATTGTACTGGTCAATCCGTGGTTTTTCAGAGTCTCGCAGTAAAATTCCGCATGTTCGAGGGCGCAGACAATTACTAGAGCAATGCCACTGTTGTGAGCTTCCATCATGATACTGACGGCTTGAGGCTGAGTTAAACTCGATACTGTCATCATGAGGGTCTCAACCACGTACTCCATACTATTGAAGTCGTCGTTATGGAGCAGCACCCGATAACGGGGCGCGATTTTGCGAGTTGTCGATCGTTTTTCAATGGTTTCCACAGACATAGAGCTTTACACCTTTGATTTGCTCATTGAAGAAAAGCGTTTACGCCATTTTTGTGAATTTCCGACACCTATCCAATTGAAGACAACAGGCTGCCGATTCACCTCGGACTCAAGGGAGCCGTTTCGTGTAATTTGTTTAGAGTAAAATTATAGCACTACCTTTGGGGATTTGCGTCAGGTGTTCGAGAGATTGCATTTTTTCTCATTTCGCGATGCTTGCTGCTGTTGAGGTTTCGTTGAACAGAGCGAGGGAGTTGGGATTCAGTTCGATTGGCAATTCAATGCTAAATTCTGTCTTGTGACCGTTGCTGTTCTGACAATGTAATTTCCCTCCATGTTGCTCGACGATAATTTGATAGCTAATGTAGAGTCCTAATCCATTATGTTTGCCGATCGCCTTTGTCGTAAAAAAGGGATTAAAGATCTGCGATCGCAAATCCTCCAATATTCCCACTCCATTATCGGCAATCCGAATTTCAACCCAGCCATCGCCTTTGGAAAGAGTGGAGATCTCCAGGGTTGGAGTTACGCTCTTACAGGACTCTAAAGCATCAATCGCATTGGCTAACAAATTCATGAGAGCTTGATTTAATTGCCGAGGATAACAGTGAATTAGGGGCAAATTTTCAGCATAATTACGCACGACAGAAATCTCCGGGCGATCGCTGGTTTCCGCAAACTGATGTTGCAGCAGCAGCAAGGAATTCTCAATTCCTTCATCAATCTGCACCCACTTATCTTCGGATTCATCCAGTCGCGCAAAATTACGCAAGGAATTGACGATCGCTTGGATGCGATCTAAACCGCTTTGTACGGATGACAAGGCTTCGTGCAAGTCTCCAGTCAAAAATTCTACATCAATGCGATCGGCTAATTCTTCTAGAGAATGGGGAGGATGGGGGTAATGAGTCCGATACGCTTCAATCAAATTGAGCAGTTGTCGAGCGGACTCATCGATGTAGTAAAGATTGCCTTGAATAAAGGCTGTGGGATTATTGATTTCATGGGAAACCCCGGCAACTAATTGGCCTAAAGCCGACATTTTTGCGCTCTGAATTAATTGAGCTTGAGTTTGCTGCAAGCGTTTCAATTGCAGTCTTAGTTCCATTTGCGAGATAACCTGCCGTCCGAGAGATTTTAGGGCGGCTAACTGCTCGGGACTCAACTGGCGAGGAATGCGATCCATCGTACAGATCGTACCTAATGTCTGACCGTCAGGCGTTACTAAGGGAGCGCCAGCATAGAAACGCACATTTGGCTCGGAAGTTACCAGAGGATTGGTAGCAAAGCGATCGTCTTCTAAGGCATCCGGAATCACGAATAACTCGTCGGGTTGATGAATAGCATGGGCGCAAAAGGCAATATCTCTGGGGGTTTCACCGGCCTCTAAACCCACCTTAGATTTAAACCATTGTCGGTTGCGATCGACTAAACTAATCAGAGCGATGGGAGTATCGCAAATATAAGCCGCTAATTGACTCAAATCGTCAAAAGCTTCTTCCGCCTCAGAATCTAAAATGTTATAGCGTTCGAGGGCTTGCAGCCGCTCGGTTTCATTGTCTGGAATGGGGGCAGATTTCATTGCGGTTTGAGGGCTAGTAGAAGCGAAGGGAGCGATCGCGCCCAACCTACTGGGAATTGCTTTATCATAAAACCGGTTGTGCTACTGTTCATTACTAACCTATTTTTCCCGAGGTCGGGTTTAATTCCGATGAACGATCGCCTATAATCTAGATCCTAGTGAAACTAAATACGAGTCTATGTTTGATGCCCTCGCCGAACGCCTAGAGTCTGCCTGGAAAAGCCTCCGGGGCCAAGATAAAATTACCGAAACTAATATTAAAGAAGCCTTGCGGGAAGTCCGTCGCGCTCTCCTCGAAGCTGACGTGAACCTACAGGTGGTGAAAAATTTTATTGCCGAAGTAGAATCTAAGGCGCAAGGGGCAGAAGTGGTGAGTGGGGTACGCCCCGACCAACAGTTTATCAAAATTGTCCACGACCAGTTAGTCGCGGTGATGGGCGAGGAAAACGAACCTCTCGCTCATGCGGAAACGGCTCCGACGGTGGTCTTGATGGCAGGCTTGCAAGGAACGGGGAAAACCACTGCATCGGCGAAGCTGGCGCTACATTTGCGCAAACAAGAGCGCAGTTGTCAGTTGGTGGCCACGGACATTTACCGGCCGGCGGCGATCGACCAGTTGATGACCCTCGGGAAACAGATCGACGTACCCGTATTCCAACTGGGAACGGAGGTTTCTCCAGTAGAAATTGCGCGCCAAGGGGTCGAAGATGCGAAAGCTAATGGCATCGATACGGTAATTATCGATACGGCGGGGCGCTTGCAAATCGATGCCGACATGATGGCAGAGTTGGCTCAAGTCAAAGAAGCCGTACAACCTGATGACACCTTGCTCGTCGTCGATGCGATGATGGGACAAGAAGCGGCGAACTTGACCCACACCTTCCACGAGCAAATCGGCATTACCGGTGCAATTTTAACCAAAATGGATGGGGATAGCCGAGGGGGAGCCGCCCTCTCCGTGCGCCGGATTTCCGGACAACCGATTAAGTTTATTGGGGTGGGCGAGAAAGTAGAAGCCCTGCAACCATTTTATCCCGATCGCATGGCGTCCCGCATTCTCGGCATGGGCGACGTTTTGACCTTAGTCGAAAAAGCCCAAGAAGAAGTAGATATTGCTGATGCGGCGAAGATGCAGGAGAAAATTCTCTCCGCTCAGTTCGATTTTTCCGACTTCTTGAAACAAACCCGCCTAATGAAGAATATGGGGTCTTTGGGTGGGTTGATGAAAATGATTCCGGGAATGGGCAAACTCAATTCCGACCAACTGGAACAAGGAGAGTTGCAACTGAAGCGATCGGAAGCCATGATTAACTCCATGACTACCGAAGAGCGCAAAAATCCCGATCTGCTCTCGAGTTCTCCCAGTCGTCGCCGTCGCATTGCCAAGGGATCCGGTCATTCAGAAAAAGACGTGAGCAAGCTGGTGAGCGACTTCCAGAAAATGCGATCGATGATGCAAATGATGGGCCAAGGACAGTTTCCCGGATTGCCTGCTGGGTTTCCCGGTGGCGGTGGAGGCCCCATGGGTGGCGGAATGTTTGGCGGCGGCCGACCTCCAGCTCCCGGTTGGCAGGGTTATGGTGGAGCGCCGAAGAAGAAAAAGAAGAAGAAAAAGAAAGGATTTGGCACGTTGTAGATTGCTCGGTACGGGAGAACAAGAACTGGCGATCGCGCTCAACTTTGGTAGTCTTTTTAGAGATAGCGCGATCGCCTAACTGAAATTAGAATAAATAGAATATGCGATCGCATTTCCATCGTATTATTCCCCCACGCGATCGCCAACGGCGAGCCTGCACCCATCGCCTGTACTTTTCTGCTAAAATTAAAAGAGGATAGCCCAATCGTTACTATGGCTAAAGACATTTATCACGAGAGATATGGCTCTTGCATTGAAGAAATTCTCCAACGTTATGCGAGAGTTACTTATAGCCAGGGCGAAATTACCAATACTCTAATTGTGGATAGAGAGCGCCATCACTTCCTCTTAGTCAGTGAGGGATGGTTGGAGCAACGAAGAATTCATCGCACTTTGGTTCACTTGGAAATTCGCGATCTGAAAATTTGGGTTCATTTTGATGGTATGGCAGAAAGCGTGGTCGAGCAATTGTTAGCGGTTGGCGTTCCCAAAGAGGATATGGTTTTGGCGTTTCATCCTCCTCACGTTCGGGAAGTGGGAGATTTTGCGATCGCCTAACTTAAAGTAGAATTAAATATGCGATCGCATCAGAAATTCACCCCTTCGCGATGGGCGATCGGCGGAGGAAATTATCGGTTACAATCAATGGGGAGGGCTAGATTAGCGATCGCCATTGATTGTAAACCATTCAGCTCCATTCAATATCTTCCCATTCTCCATATATATCCATACACCATCCTAAGCTACGCCAACTTCCGCTATCATCTGGTTGCCTCTCAAAAATGAATTGAAATATACTCTCACCTGTTGATAGATGCAAGCGTTTTTCTGTTGTAACATCAAAGGGAAACAATGTAACTCCTACACCAAAAAGTTCCTTCACATGGCCATTTTCCTCACATCCTGCCATATCTCCACCCATCACAGCTAACCACACAGGAAATAAGAGAGAACTTCGATCTTCACTCCACATCCATTGATTAATCAATGGTGAATGTGGGTTGGTAATATCTATTGTTGCTGAACTGTACTCAAAATCCTGCTTAATCAGTTGCTTAAAATCATCGATAAGAGATTCCATTATATCCTTCCACATTTGTTCTGAATAGGATTCATCGGAGTGTCCGGCATTCCACAGTTTGCGTGCGATTTTTGGATTCATTACTTTCTCCTATCACTTTATCGGCGCGCCCGAGTTGATCGTATTGGTATTCAGTAACGTTAGAGGTATATCGTAAACGGTGACATACTGCACTTCTGCTCCTGCTCTTCCGAAGGGGGAAGAACGCTGGTTTGTGGAGAAGACCCGATCGCACACAGCTTGTTATCGAACTTCTCGAGTATGGGTTTGCCCCGATCGCGAGAATATCAGCCGCGCGATCGAGACGGAAAAGTGCTATGATTAGACGTTCAGTGTCCAAAATGAAATAGCTCATTGACCTCAGAAAAACAATGATCAAGTTACGATTGAAGCGATTCGGTAAAAAACGAGAAGCCAGCTATCGGATTGTGGCCATGCCCAGCACGACTCGCCGGGAAGCCCGTCCTCTAGAAGAACTCGGATTCTACAATCCCAGAACAGACGAAACTCGGTTGGATGTGCCGGGAATTATTCGGCGCTTGCAACAAGGTGCTCAACCAACTGATACTGTGCGTAACATCCTGAAGAAAGCGAATGTCTTTGAACAACTCAAAGCCACAACCCCAGAAAGCTAGTGAATTGACGACTCCATCAATTGCAACAACTCCAGATTATCCGGGTTTAACGCGGATGCTGATTAATCCGTTTCTGGAGTTTCCCGAAGAACTGCAGGTCGATTGTGAAACCTTGACCAGTGCATCGTTGGTCTGGATACGAGTGGCGTTTTCTGCCAATGATAAAGCGAAAGTCTACGGTCGGGGCGGACGCAATATTGAAGCGATCCGAACGGTTCTATCCACCGCAGCTCAAGTGGCAGGACAATCGGTCTACCTCGATGTTTATGGTGGATTTTATGTATCGGACGAGCATTCCAACGATCGCCACGGACGCAGTGGAGAGGGCAATCCTCATCCCCGACCGGAAAAGATGCGAGGGGGAGTTAAACGTCCAGCGAGATCGCGTCCCGAAACTCGTCAAGTCCAGATCCATCGCGATGGTTAGGGACCCACTGAATGCGACCGTCGATCGCCAATTGTCCTAAATAATGAGCAACGAACGCATCACGATTGAACTACCGACTCCAGATAGTGCAATCGCCTTGTCGGGATACCAGGAAGAAAACCTGAAAACTCTAAGCAAACAAACCGGAGCAACCGTAGTGTTGCGCGGGCAGGAGTTGTCTATCTCTGGGACGGCAAAACAGGTCGAGCTATGCTCGGCCTTAGTGCGATCGCTAGAAGACTTTTGGAGTAAAGGCAAAACCCTCTCGGGGGTCGATTTTCTCACTGCTCGCCATGCCTTAGATACTGGGCGCGAGGGCGAGCATCACGACCTGAAACACAATGTTTTGGCGCGTACCCGTCGAGGCGAAGAGATCCGAGCCAAAACCTTTGCGCAAAAACGCTACGTGCGATCGGTGCGCACCCAAGATTTAACCTTTTGTATCGGCCCGGCAGGAACGGGAAAAACCTATCTGGCCGCTGTTTTAGCCGTGCGATCGCTACTAGACAACGAGTACGAGCGATTAATTTTAACTCGTCCGGCGGTAGAAGCCGGTGAAAAATTAGGCTTTTTACCCGGAGACTTGCAACAAAAAGTCGATCCGTTTTTGCGACCCTTGTACGATGCTCTCTATGAATTTATCGAACCGGAAAAGATTGCCAGTTTAATGGAGCGCGGGACAATTGAAGTAGCTCCATTAGCCTATATGAGAGGTCGAAGTTTAAATAACTCGTTTATTATTGTTGATGAAGCGCAAAATACGACGCCCGCCCAGATGAAAATGGTCTTAACGCGGTTGGGATTTAAGTCGCGGATGGTAGTGACGGGAGATATTACACAAACCGATTTACCCGGCGATCGGCGATCGGGACTTGCTGTGGCCGAGCGTATCTTGCAAAATGTAGAAGGCATTGGCTTTTGCAAACTAACTCAAGCTGATGTAGTGCGCCATGCTCTCGTCCAGCGTATTGTAACGGCTTACGATCGCTATGAAAAATAGTCCTAATATTTTGTTTGCTCTGCTAATTAGCCTGGCGATTTGGGCCGTTGCTCTGCCATCCCAGGCCGGACCATTGGGCGATCGCTTGTCTGAATTTCCTCAGTGGACGGATAAACCGCCAGTTATGGCCGCTCGCGGAGATTTAATTTATCCAGATTGGATGGAAGGAACTTGGGAAGTGACCAGCACCCTCGTAGATATGGTTGCTCCCCTAGCTCCCGATTTAGTTACTCCCGGTTTTGAAGCAAACCGCGATTATCTCGATCGGCCGATCGCATTTCATGTTAGATTTCAACCGGCTAGCGAGTGGGTCTGGCCGGTGAAACCTGAATCGGGATGGTCTTGGGGTACTACTCTCGATCGCATCTTGAACCCGATTATTGCCGACCGAGAATTTAATGGCTCTCAGATTGCCAAAGCGTATTTGGGTGACAATGGCTTGCGATCGGTCAAAGTCGATCCGAACAATCCCAATCGGGAAATTATTCGCTTTGGCTCCAGTCAGAAACTCATATCGATTGTCACGGGACGGGCGACGGAAAACCCTAATACTGATGAGTTTATTAGCAGTGAGGTTGCTCAACAGATCTTTCGTCAAGATGCACAAATTTATCTGAATGAAGTGGAGACGACGACAGCTTATCATCGGAATGAGAATGGCGAGCGATCGCTGCAAGCAGAACAAGTAACAGCCATTTATCTGTCCCCCCAAGATCCCAACTACTTCCGAGCGCTCTCAACTCCAGTTGCCCTATATCGCTACCAGTTAACTCTTTCTCCCGTGGTAACTTCATTAGCTTTGGAAAAACCGTCTTAGTCGTCGTTTGACAAATCAATTAATCCATGCTACGGTAATATACCGGTGGGTTAATCCTACCTCCCAAGTTCCACCAGGAGAGGTGGCCGAGTGGTTGAAGGCGCAGCACTGGAAATGCTGAAAAAGGTGTAAGCCTTTTCGGGGGTTCGAATCCCCCCCTCTCCGTTTTAGACCCTTTCAACCAATTTCAGATGCTAGAACA
It encodes the following:
- a CDS encoding DUF6816 family protein, with translation MKNSPNILFALLISLAIWAVALPSQAGPLGDRLSEFPQWTDKPPVMAARGDLIYPDWMEGTWEVTSTLVDMVAPLAPDLVTPGFEANRDYLDRPIAFHVRFQPASEWVWPVKPESGWSWGTTLDRILNPIIADREFNGSQIAKAYLGDNGLRSVKVDPNNPNREIIRFGSSQKLISIVTGRATENPNTDEFISSEVAQQIFRQDAQIYLNEVETTTAYHRNENGERSLQAEQVTAIYLSPQDPNYFRALSTPVALYRYQLTLSPVVTSLALEKPS